A genome region from Hevea brasiliensis isolate MT/VB/25A 57/8 chromosome 9, ASM3005281v1, whole genome shotgun sequence includes the following:
- the LOC110671559 gene encoding abscisic acid receptor PYL8 produces the protein MVTCDYMTVNGNAFCKMADDYIRRHHMHDVKDHQCSSSLVKHIKAPVHLVWSLVRRFDQPQRYKPFVSRCIVQGGLQIGSVREVNVKSGLPATTSTERLELLDDEEHIFRMTIVGGDHRLKNYSSIITVHAEVIDGRPGTVVIESFVVDVPDGNTKDETCYFVEALIKCNLKSLANVSERLAVQDRTEPIDRI, from the exons ATGGTGACCTGTGATTACATGACCGTCAACGGGAATGCGTTTTGCAAGATGGCAGACGATTACATCAGGAGGCACCATATGCACGATGTCAAAGACCACCAGTGTAGCTCCTCTCTCGTTAAACACATCAAAGCTCCTGTTCATCTC GTGTGGTCTTTGGTTAGGAGATTTGATCAACCGCAGAGGTATAAGCCGTTTGTTAGTAGGTGCATTGTGCAGGGAGGCCTTCAGATTGGAAGTGTTAGGGAGGTGAATGTTAAGTCAGGACTTCCAGCTACCACTAGCACTGAACGATTGGAGCTGCTGGATGATGAAGAGCATATATTTAGGATGACCATTGTTGGGGGAGATCATCGGCTTAAG AACTACTCTTCAATCATTACTGTCCATGCAGAGGTCATTGATGGGAGACCAGGGACAGTGGTCATTGAGTCATTTGTTGTTGATGTGCCGGATGGGAACACCAAGGATGAAACATGTTACTTTGTTGAGGCTCTAATCAAATGCAACCTGAAGTCACTGGCTAATGTGTCGGAGCGTTTGGCTGTGCAAGACCGAACTGAGCCCATTGACAGAATCTGA